Below is a genomic region from Kwoniella pini CBS 10737 chromosome 7, complete sequence.
AccgaagaaggtgagtctgAGTATTCCTGCTATACCTCCAAATCGGAAGCTTGAGAGGTTGACCAACAATGCTCGTGTCTATATAGGTACCCTCCGAATGGCTTGAGACTGACAGACAAAAAGGTCTTTCGTCTTCTGACattgatgaaagaagaaaacatTCAGGATTTAATGAACTTGAAAGGTGTGTTAAACACTATGTACAACCCCCTCAGCATTGCAATTGATCTGACGTACTGGGTTTCAGTCCGTCCGAGAACCAATTTATCAAGTTCATCTCCTATTTCCGAGGACCTATCTTATACGTTATGGAATTGGCTGTTCTTCTTGCTGCTGGTTTAAGGGATTGGATTGATTTCGGTGTGATTATTGGTATTTTGTTCTTGAATGCTGCCGTTGGATGGTACCAGGAGAAGTAAGTCAGAACAAAACAACTCTCGCATATTGATTGAAGGTTCACTAAGACTTATATGGTCAATGTGAATAGACAAGCTGGAGATATCGTTGCTCAGCTCAAAGCTGGTATAGCTATGAAAGCCACCGTAGTTCGTGATGGGCATGAACAGGAAATCGAAGCTAGAGAGTTGGTTCCCGGTGATATTATTGTGCTTGAAGAAGGCAACACTATTGCAGCCGATGCCAAAGTATGTTTGCTTGATTTCCTAGATCATAATTGACGCTGAGCTAACAATGTATACCCTCTGTAGATCGTGGGCGACTACAACGACAAAGACGGCTCTAAGGTAAGCTTTTTATGAGCGGATACATGATTGCGCGCTGATAAAACTCCGGTATAGTCTAAGACCATTCTCGATAATCacgaaaaatcaaaaaaggCTAAAGGTCATCAATCCGATTCTGAcaacgaagaagatgatgatgacgatggaCCGAACAAAGGACCCTCAGTCATGTCAGTCGATCAATCTGCTATTACTGGAGAATCTCTCGCTGTAGACAAATTCATTGGTGATGTTGCGTATTACACTTGTGGAGTCAAACGGGGAAAATGTTATGGCGTTGTCACTGTTTCTGCGAAAGACTCGTTCGTAGGTAGGACCGCCGCATTGGtctcaagtgagttgaatCATCCGGCCAAGTGATTCGAAGTAACTAAGCGGGCTTTTGTAGGTTCAAACGAAAGAGGTCATTTCCAAATTGTGCTTGGAGGTATCGGTTTAACGTGAGTTACCGTCCTCCTCAGTTTGTATACTTGGCTAATTGCTACGTCTGCGCTAGTCTTCTGGTCATGGTCGTAGGCTTCATCTTTGCCGTCTGGATTGGAGGTTTCTTCCGAGGTACCAAGATCTCCTCACCTGATCAAAACAATTTGCTGGTATACGCCCttatcttcttgatcattgGTGTCCCTGTCGGTCTTCCCGTAGTCACAACCACAACTCTTGCAGTAGGAGCTGCATATCTAGCAAGAAGACAAGCTATCGTACAGAAGCTCACAGCTATCGAATCGCTTGCTGGTGTTGATATCCTTTGCTCCGATAAAACCGGTACTCTGACTGCCAACAAGCTATCCTTGAATGAACCTTATATCGCTCCTGATGTCGACCCCAATTGGTTTATGACTGTCGCTGTATTGGCTTCCTCGCACAATGTCAGAGGTTTAGATCCTATTGATAAGGTCACAATTGTCGGACTGAAGGTGAGGCTCATCGGCATTTCGGCTGTATCCTTGTTCCTTCAACAAAACTGATCATTCTATCTTACTCACGTAGGACTTCCCCAAAGCACAAGAAATGTTGAAGAGCGGATGGAAGACCAACAAATTCACGCCTTTCGACCCTGTATCCAAGCGTATCACAGCTGAGGTAGAGAAAGATGGTAAACACTTTACATGTGCCAAAGGTGCTCCTAACGCGATCTTGAAATTGGCGAAATTCGATGTTCACACTGTAGCAGACTACAGAAACCAGGCTCAACAATTCGCTACTAGGGGTTTCAGATCTTTAGGTGTTGCTGTCAAAGAAGACGGTAAAGAATGGGAACTGTTGGGTATGTTGTGTATGTTTGACCCCCCTAGAGCAGACACCGCCAAGGTAGGTACTTCAGACTCTCTTGTTATATGAGAGAGCTTGACTGATCCGATCCGACCTATGCAGACTATCGGTGAAGCCCATGATCTCGGTATCTCCGTTAAAATGTTGACCGGAGACGCTGTCGCTATCGCAAAGGAAACATGTAAACAACTTGGATTGAAAACGAATGTATACGATTCCGAGAAATTGATTGGAGGAGGAATGTCAGGATCAGATATTAGGGATTTCGTTGAAGCTGCCGATGGATTCGCTGAAGTCTTCCCTGAACATAAGTATCAAGTCGTCAACTTACTGCAAGAACGAGGTCACTTAACTGCTATGACTGGAGATGGTGTCAACGATGCTCCTTCTTTGAAGAAAGCAGATTGTGGTATTGCGGTAGAAGGTGCTTCCGATGCCGCTAGAACTGCTGCGGATGTCGTATTCCTTGATGAAGGTCTTTCAACTATCATTACTGCCATCAAAGTAGCCAGACAAATCTTCCATAGAATGAAAGCTTATATTATCTATCGGTGAGTATGCCTTCTAGTCCCGACCAGAGTCAGTGACGAAATactgatcatcatcatatatgGTTGTAGTATCGCACTTTGTGTCCATCTTCAAGTATACCTGATGCTCTCTATCTTAATCTTGAATGAAACCATTCGAGTGGATCTTATCGTGTTCTTGGCTATCTTTGCGGATGTAGCTACCATTGCTATTGCGTATGACAAAGGTAAGTTTCGCTATCTGTGGAAGATAGATTTTTTGTCTATTTTGTCGCATATCTACTTGGAATGGTTGAGAACGACAGATTAGCTTACGACCCTTCAATTTCACAGCTCCATACGCGCGACAACCCGTCGAATGGCAATTGCCCAAAGTTTGGATCATCTCTACCATCATGGGTCTTCTCCTTGCCGCCGGTACTTGGATCGTACGAGGTACTTTGTTTATCGGAAACGGTGGCATCATTCAGAACTACGGATCAGTACAAGAAATCCTTTTCTTGGAAGTGGCTCTTACCGAATCATGGGTTATCTGTGAGTACAAACTATCCCTTGGtcaattcagcttgacTGATGCGTTTGTGATTCGCAGTCATCACTCGACTCGCTCAGGAACCTGGTACACCAAATGTATTACCTTCATTCCAACTTATCGGTGCTGTTCTAGCCGTTGACATCTTGGCTTCTTTCTTCGCTGCATACGGTTGGATATCCGGTCCAGCAAATAATAGCGGTCATATCGATATTGTTACTATTGTCAAAATTTGGGGATACTCATTCGGTGTTACAGTTATCATTTTGCTTATATATTTAATCTTGAATAAGATAACATGGTTAGATCACATTGGAAGAGTTACAAGATCTAAACGAAATGAAAAACTTGAAAATTTCTTAACTGATTTACAAAGATTAACTATTGTTCACGAATCAGATCATAATGGATCATACTTTAGAtttgcttcttcaggttcagGTTCAGCTACACCTAAAGAAGGATCAGATGATAAAAAACAAGATAATAAGAAACCAAAATCTAAAGACGCTAAAGAGGCTGATGTTAAAAAAACGAAtgataaaggaaaaggagCAGAAGGTGGAGATAAAACTTTATCTGATCATGCAggaaaaggagatgaagcTATCAAACATcatgaagaaaaaaatgataaatctagacaaccttcttctggaCCTGGTTCTAAACAAGTTGGAACTCATGGTGAACCAACTGAAGTTTCAACAAAAGAAACTAATCAAGGTAATTCAGATTCAAATCTGAATAAAGGAAATAGTCAAAgaacagatg
It encodes:
- a CDS encoding plasma-membrane proton-efflux P-type ATPase; this encodes MALTHRKNHKKDPESGDAEAEAKRHEAEEKKKWDGEEYDVLLRYVEDQKQKLKNKKDDNGDDDEKDVKYTRKWYAPWKKTKVAGGPKKVPSEWLETDRQKGLSSSDIDERRKHSGFNELESPSENQFIKFISYFRGPILYVMELAVLLAAGLRDWIDFGVIIGILFLNAAVGWYQEKQAGDIVAQLKAGIAMKATVVRDGHEQEIEARELVPGDIIVLEEGNTIAADAKIVGDYNDKDGSKSKTILDNHEKSKKAKGHQSDSDNEEDDDDDGPNKGPSVMSVDQSAITGESLAVDKFIGDVAYYTCGVKRGKCYGVVTVSAKDSFVGRTAALVSSSNERGHFQIVLGGIGLTLLVMVVGFIFAVWIGGFFRGTKISSPDQNNLLVYALIFLIIGVPVGLPVVTTTTLAVGAAYLARRQAIVQKLTAIESLAGVDILCSDKTGTLTANKLSLNEPYIAPDVDPNWFMTVAVLASSHNVRGLDPIDKVTIVGLKDFPKAQEMLKSGWKTNKFTPFDPVSKRITAEVEKDGKHFTCAKGAPNAILKLAKFDVHTVADYRNQAQQFATRGFRSLGVAVKEDGKEWELLGMLCMFDPPRADTAKTIGEAHDLGISVKMLTGDAVAIAKETCKQLGLKTNVYDSEKLIGGGMSGSDIRDFVEAADGFAEVFPEHKYQVVNLLQERGHLTAMTGDGVNDAPSLKKADCGIAVEGASDAARTAADVVFLDEGLSTIITAIKVARQIFHRMKAYIIYRIALCVHLQVYLMLSILILNETIRVDLIVFLAIFADVATIAIAYDKAPYARQPVEWQLPKVWIISTIMGLLLAAGTWIVRGTLFIGNGGIIQNYGSVQEILFLEVALTESWVIFITRLAQEPGTPNVLPSFQLIGAVLAVDILASFFAAYGWISGPANNSGHIDIVTIVKIWGYSFGVTVIILLIYLILNKITWLDHIGRVTRSKRNEKLENFLTDLQRLTIVHESDHNGSYFRFASSGSGSATPKEGSDDKKQDNKKPKSKDAKEADVKKTNDKGKGAEGGDKTLSDHAGKGDEAIKHHEEKNDKSRQPSSGPGSKQVGTHGEPTEVSTKETNQGNSDSNLNKGNSQRTDEESSEGTHVEP